The following coding sequences lie in one Lolium perenne isolate Kyuss_39 chromosome 2, Kyuss_2.0, whole genome shotgun sequence genomic window:
- the LOC127333881 gene encoding probable aldehyde oxidase 3 produces the protein MAVVFAVNGERFELRDGDDPGATLLDFLRSRTRFTGPKLGCGEGGCGACAVLLSTYDATADEVSHAAAASCLTLAHGLHHRAVTTTEGLGSSRDGLHAVHARLAGFHASQCGFCTPGMCMSLAAALAGADGKCNGAGPPPREGFSRLTSAQAERAVAGNLCRCTGYRPIADACKSFAADVDLEDLGLNSFWRKGDADVSKLPPYKEGSIGAFPEFLKAEIRASLSTDTPAASDMSKTMSSWHRPRSVEEYYKLIASHTSGTKVVAANTSSGVYRESELYDRYIDLRHIPEMNSVSNDTDGVRIGAATSISRAIEILRTQGDSFKDVVFSKIADHMEKVASHFVRNTASLGGNLIMAQRDEFPSDIATILLAAGSSVCIQVTSEKLNVTLEEFLEMPPCDNKTLLLSVFIPHSTPVSSSAGTVNMAGDNTASSLLFETYRAAPRPLGNAVAYLNSAFFAQVSSDGTSGGLILENLRLAFGAYGTQHAIRATDVEKCLVGKPVSASLLLEACRVLKKTIVPKEGTTHSAYRSSLAVAFLFSFLYPATKGNVKPAEAVRPNGFVASDTNGNSNSPHSVNLDVSLKETNCVKSGLNNNDHILDSCKQIVEISKDYLPVGIPTKKVGAELQASGEAVYVDDIPSPEDCLYGAFIYSTKPLAHVNSIELDPSLEQLKTVKVITVKDIPKEGANVGASTIFGPETLFGGPLTQCAGEPLGVVVAETRNFANIAAKRAVVNYSTETLDTPILSIEEAVRRCSYFETPPFLLPQKIGEFSKGMEEADQKIYSAEVKLSSQYYFYMETQTALAVPDEDNCMVVYSSSQCPEAVQNTIAQCLGLPCHNVRVITRRVGGGFGGKAVRSLPVVTACALAAFKLRRPVRMYLDRKTDMIMTGGRHPMKICYSIGFKSDGKITALHVDLFINAGMTMDISPTIPHNFIEALKKYNWGAFSYDAKICKTNFSTRSAMRGPGEVQGSYVAEAIIEHVASTLSTDAKLVRQRNIHTVESLALFHSECMEDALGYTLPSICNQLTASANYQHRLEMVQAFNKSSQWKKRGLSFVTIAHKVSSRPTPGKVSILNDGSIVVEVGGIEIGQGLWTKVKQMAAFGLGQLWSDQSEDLLERVRVIQADTLSAVQGGWTAGSTTSESSCEAVRRACSIMVDRLKPLKEKLQEKQGRVSWDGLILQAKMAAVDLSAREYYIPGASGSYLNYGAAASEVEIDLLTGATTILRSDLIYDCGQSLNPAVDLGQVEGAFVQGIGYFMSEEYVTNSDGLVTSDGTWTYKIPTVDTIPRQFNVELLNSGFHKNRVLSSKASGEPPLFLAASVHCATRNAIAAARKDIHCSVSGSSPPSFFELEVPAIMPVVKEMCGLDNVEKYLKTLVGPK, from the exons ATGGCGGTGGTGTTCGCGGTCAACGGCGAGCGCTTCGAGCTCCGCGACGGCGACGATCCGGGCGCCACCCTCCTCGACTTCCTCCGCTCACGCACCCGCTTCACCGGCCCCAAGCTCGGCTGCGGCGAAG GCGGGTGCGGCGCGTGCGCGGTGCTGCTCTCGACGTACGACGCGACAGCCGACGAGGTGTCCCACGCCGCGGCGGCCTCCTGCCTCACCCTGGCGCACGGCCTGCACCACCGCGCGGTCACCACCACCGAGGGGCTCGGGAGCAGCCGGGACGGGCTCCACGCCGTGCACGCGCGCCTCGCGGGCTTCCACGCCTCGCAGTGCGGATTCTGCACGCCCGGGATGTGCATGTCCCTCGCCGCCGCGCTGGCCGGCGCCGACGGCAAGTGCAACGGGGCGGGCCCGCCTCCGCGGGAGGGCTTCTCCAGGCTCACCTCGGCCCAGGCGGAGCGCGCCGTCGCGGGCAACCTCTGCCGCTGCACGGGGTACCGCCCCATCGCAGACGCCTGCAAGAGCTTCGCGGCGGACGTCGATTTGGAGGACCTTGGACTCAACTCCTTCTGGAGAAAGGGCGACGCCGACGTCTCCAAGTTGCCACCCTACAAGGAGGGGAGCATTGGTGCGTTCCCGGAATTTCTCAAGGCTGAGATCAGAGCCTCGCTGAGCACTGATACGCCTGCCGCCTCAGatatgtcaaagacaatgagctcTTGGCATCGGCCTCGGAGTGTGGAGGAGTACTATAAGCTCATAGCTTCCCACACAAGTGGCACGAAGGTGGTTGCGGCCAACACTTCTTCTGGCGTTTACAGGGAGTCAGAGCTGTATGATAGGTACATTGACCTGAGACACATTCCAGAGATGAATTCAGTATCAAATGATACAGACGGTGTTCGAATTGGGGCTGCCACATCCATCTCTCGGGCTATTGAGATCTTAAGAACACAAGGTGATAGCTTCAAGGATGTGGTCTTCAGTAAAATTGCTGATCACATGGAAAAGGTGGCCTCCCATTTTGTCCGGAACACGGCAAGCTTGGGTGGAAATCTGATAATGGCGCAAAGGGACGAGTTTCCCTCTGACATTGCAACTATCCTTCTTGCTGCTGGTTCATCAGTGTGCATCCAGGTAACATCAGAGAAGTTGAATGTCACGTTGGAGGAGTTCCTGGAGATGCCACCATGTGACAACAAGACACTGCTCTTAAGCGTTTTCATTCCTCACTCTACTCCTGTCTCATCAAGTGCTGGGACTGTAAACATGGCAGGGGATAATACAGCAAGTTCTCTGCTATTTGAGACATACCGAGCTGCTCCACGCCCTCTTGGAAATGCAGTGGCTTACCTTAACTCTGCTTTCTTCGCTCAAGTCTCTTCGGATGGAACTTCAGGAGGCTTGATACTGGAGAATCTACGTTTGGCTTTTGGTGCATATGGAACCCAGCATGCTATCAGGGCTACAGATGTTGAGAAGTGCTTAGTTGGTAAACCCGTTAGTGCATCACTCCTACTTGAAGCATGCAGAGTTCTTAAGAAAACCATTGTTCCAAAAGAAGGCACAACACATTCTGCTTATAGATCAAGCTTGGCAGTTGCCTTTCTGTTTAGTTTTCTTTACCCAGCAACCAAAGGAAATGTGAAGCCTGCAGAAGCAGTCCGTCCAAATGGCTTTGTAGCTTCTGACACCAATGGAAATTCAAATTCCCCACACAGTGTAAACCTCGATGTTTCGCTTAAGGAAACTAATTGTGTGAAATCCGGTCTGAATAATAATGACCACATACTTGACTCGTGCAAACAGATTGTTGAAATCAGTAAAGATTATCTCCCAGTTGGCATACCAACCAAGAAAGTTGGAGCAGAACTCCAAGCCTCTG GTGAGGctgtatatgtggatgacatcccTTCTCCGGAGGACTGCCTTTATGGAGCATTTATATATAGCACAAAGCCTTTAGCTCATGTGAATAGCATAGAGCTGGAcccttctctcgagcagctaaaaaCTGTGAAAGTTATCACTGTTAAAGATATTCCAAAAGAGGGTGCCAATGTTGGGGCCAGCACTATATTTGGACCTGAAACTCTGTTTGGCGGTCCGCTTACTCAATGTGCTGGGGAACCTCTTGGTGTTGTG GTTGCAGAAACACGAAATTTTGCCAATATTGCTGCCAAACGAGCGGTAGTTAACTACAGCACAGAAACTTTGGATACGCCAATTTTATCGATAGAGGAGGCAGTCAGAAGATGCAGTTATTTTGAAACACCACCATTTCTCCTTCCGCAAAAGATTGGCGAATTCTCCAAAGGGATGGAAGAAGCTGATCAGAAGATCTACTCAGCTGAG GTGAAACTTAGTTCACAGTATTACTTTTACATGGAAACACAAACTGCTCTAGCCGTACCTGATGAAGATAATTGCATGGTGGTATATAGCTCAAGCCAATGCCCTGAGGCAGTACAAAATACCATCGCACAATGCCTCGGTTTACCTTGTCACAATGTCCGTGTTATCACTAGAAGAGTTGGTGGTGGCTTTGGAGGAAAAGCTGTTAGATCTTTACCA GTGGTGACGGCCTGTGCACTTGCAGCTTTTAAGTTGCGTCGTCCTGTTCGCATGTATCTTGATCGCAAGACTGACATGATCATGACTGGAGGTCGGCATCCCATGAAAATCTGCTATTCAATAGGATTCAAATCAGATGGAAAGATCACAGCATTGCATGTAGATTTGTTCATAAACGCGGGAATGACCATGGATATTAGTCCGACTATTCCTCATAATTTCATAGAGGCACTAAAAAAATATAACTGGGGTGCCTTTTCATATGATGCAAAGATCTGCAAAACAAACTTTTCAACGAGGTCTGCAATGCGGGGCCCTGGGGAAGTGCAAGGTTCTTATGTTGCTGAAGCTATTATCGAACATGTGGCATCAACTCTCTCTACTGATGCTAAATTGGTAAGGCAGAGAAATATTCACACAGTGGAGAGCCTTGCTTTGTTTCACAGTGAGTGCATGGAAGATGCCTTGGGGTATACGCTTCCCTCTATCTGCAATCAATTGACTGCATCAGCAAATTACCAACATCGTTTGGAAATGGTTCAGGCCTTCAACAAAAGCAGCCAGTGGAAAAAGCGGGGCCTTTCTTTTGTTACAATAGCGCATAAAGTTTCATCTCGACCAACCCCTGGAAAAGTGTCTATTCTTAACGATGGATCCATTGTTGTTGAAGTTGGAGGCATTGAGATAGGCCAGGGGCTTTGGACAAAAGTGAAGCAGATGGCAGCATTTGGTCTTGGCCAGTTGTGGTCTGATCAAAGTGAAGACCTGTTGGAAAGAGTAAGAGTTATTCAAGCAGACACGTTAAGTGCTGTACAGGGAGGGTGGACTGCAGGGAGTACCACATCAGAAAGCAGCTGTGAAGCAGTTCGTCGTGCCTGCAGTATCATGGTTGACAGGCTGAAACCTCTCAAGGAGAAATTGCAAGAAAAGCAAGGGAGAGTTTCATGGGATGGACTAATTTTACAG GCAAAAATGGCTGCTGTGGATTTATCAGCAAGAGAATACTACATCCCTGGGGCTTCTGGTTCATACCTGAACTATGGAGCTGCTGCTAGTGAG GTAGAGATTGATCTTCTCACTGGAGCAACTACAATTCTGCGTAGTGATCTTATATATGACTGTGGCCAGAGCTTAAATCCTGCTGTGGACTTGGGGCAG GTGGAAGGAGCCTTCGTTCAGGGAATTGGTTATTTCATGAGCGAGGAGTACGTCACCAATTCGGATGGGCTGGTTACCTCGGATGGAACTTGGACATACAAGATCCCAACTGTGGACACCATCCCTCGACAGTTCAATGTTGAGCTTCTTAACAGTGGATTTCACAAAAACAGAGTGCTATCTTCAAAAG CATCTGGGGAGCCGCCTTTGTTTCTTGCAGCCTCAGTTCACTGTGCAACAAGGAATGCGATTGCCGCAGCAAGGAAGGATATCCACTGTTCTGTGTCAGGATCTTCTCCGCCTTCCTTCTTTGAGTTAGAAGTTCCCGCAATCATGCCTGTGGTGAAGGAGATGTGCGGCTTGGACAATGTGGAGAAGTATCTGAAAACTCTAGTCGGTCCCAAATAA
- the LOC127333880 gene encoding uncharacterized protein, which translates to MEEEKKSKDEIHLKIKSKDKSSDNAEDEKKEIEIEIDAKVVEKEEVKGDSGDGSKSLAKCKETKKDKEKEKKKKSEKHEEDDEKVGKKDKKKKPEKHEDEHEEDKKESKKSEKHEDDEKANNKDKKKKPEKHEDDDKVDKKDKKKKPEKHEDDDDEKASKNKSEKTEDDEKASKKDKKEKDKKKKEDGAEGSEKEKAKKEKGSKTESKDRDLAEDKDIIKKNAEVAGVESNKDSVSGGLETRDIKLTDGDSHKKETDASEEKKDGKDKRKREKEKKQDEKINEKGEQGKKEDKEKENKKDKTDKKEERKKKEKETKNKDGDEEEEEGKKDKATKDKKKDKKKNKDKDADDDGEDEGKKDKEKKKKDKDAKEKTNDPAKLKKKLEKIDTKLQDLHAEKEDILRQLKGLELEAGKSTEEKKPVQILEESGKSNTKEEDLVAAP; encoded by the coding sequence ATGGAGGAAGAGAAGAAGTCAAAGGATGAGATACACCTCAAGATCAAGAGCAAGGACAAGTCATCGGACAATGCAGAGGACGAGAAGAAGGAGATCGAGATAGAAATCGACGCCAAGGTTGTGGAGAAGGAAGAGGTGAAGGGTGACTCTGGCGATGGTTCAAAGTCTCTGGCCAAATGTAAAGAAACTAAGAAAGacaaagagaaagagaagaaaaagaagtcaGAGAAGCACGAAGAAGACGATGAGAAGGTAGGTAAGAAGGATAAAAAGAAGAAGCCGGAGAAGCATGAAGATGAACATGAAGAAGATAAGAAGGAAAGCAAGAAGTCAGAGAAGCATGAAGACGATGAGAAGGCAAACAACAAGGATAAAAAGAAGAAGCCAGAgaagcatgaagatgatgacaagGTAGATAAGAAGGACAAAAAGAAGAAGCCGGAgaagcatgaagatgatgacgatgAGAAGGCAAGTAAGAACAAGTCAGAGAAGACTGAAGACGATGAGAAGGCAAGTAAGAAGGATAAGAAGGAGAAGgataagaaaaagaaagaagatggCGCCGAAGGCTCTGAAAAGGAGAAGGCCAAGAAGGAAAAAGGTAGCAAGACCGAAAGCAAAGACAGGGACCTCGCTGAGGATAAAGATATCATCAAGAAGAATGCAGAAGTTGCAGGAGTAGAGAGCAACAAGGATTCTGTTTCTGGAGGTTTGGAAACAAGAGATATCAAGTTAACAGATGGTGATTCACATAAAAAAGAAACTGATGCATCTGAAGAGAAGAAGGATGGCAAGGATAAAAGAAAGagagagaaggagaagaaacaGGATGAGAAAATTAACGAGAAgggtgaacaaggcaagaagGAAGATAAAGAGAAGGAAAATAAAAAGGATAAGACAGACAAAAAGGAAGAACGcaagaagaaagagaaagaaacaaagaacaaggatggtgatgaggaggaggaagaaggtaaGAAAGACAAAGCGACGAAGGACAAGAAGAAAGATAAGAAGAAAAATAAGGACAAGGATGCTGATGATGATGGGGAGGATGAAGGCAAGAAAgataaagagaagaagaagaaagacaaggaCGCCAAAGAGAAGACAAACGATCCGGCAAAGCTTAAGAAGAAACTGGAGAAGATTGACACAAAGTTACAAGACCTACATGCTGAAAAGGAAGACATCCTGAGGCAGCTCAAGGGGCTGGAACTGGAAGCAGGAAAGAGCACTGAAGAGAAGAAGCCTGTACAGATACTGGAAGAGAGTGGGAAGAGCAACACCAAGGAAGAGGATCTTGTTGCTGCACCCTGA